Proteins from one Ricinus communis isolate WT05 ecotype wild-type chromosome 9, ASM1957865v1, whole genome shotgun sequence genomic window:
- the LOC8277559 gene encoding pirin-like protein, producing the protein MPKEENPVALDLGEPRQVVRKFLARPQHEGVGAIVRRSIGRFELRYFDPFLVLDEFSVTAPAGFPDHPHRGFETVTYMLQGAVTHEDFEGHKGTIGAGDLQWMTAGRGIVHSEMPAAQGTQKGLQLWINLSSKHKMIEPRYQEILSKDIAEASKDGVKVRVIAGEALGTKSPIYARTPTMYLDFTLKPGAHLEQPIPINWNSFVYVLEGEGIFGNVKSLPTSAHHLLLLGNGDGLEAWNKSSKTLRFILVGGEPIGEPLVQWGPFVMNTQEEIDQTVDDFENYVNGFEKARHWRSQSAISLDF; encoded by the exons ATGCCTAAAGAAGAGAATCCTGTTGCTCTTGATCTTGGAGAGCCACGCCAAGTGGTTAGGAAGTTCTTGGCCAGGCCTCAACATGAAGGAGTTGGAGCCATTGTTAGAAGGAGTATAGGAAG GTTTGAATTAAGATACTTTGATCCTTTCCTTGTGTTGGATGAGTTTTCTG TTACGGCTCCAGCTGGTTTTCCCGATCATCCACATAGAG GATTTGAGACAGTTACATACATGTTGCAG GGAGCTGTCACACATGAAGACTTTGAAGGGCACAAAGGGACAATAGGTGCGGGTGACTTACAATGGATGACTGCAGGAAGAGGGATTGTTCACTCTGAAATGCCTGCAGCCCAAGGAACCCAAAAGGGTCTCCAGTTATGGATCAACCTCTCCTCTAAACATAAAAT GATTGAGCCTAGATATCAAGAAATATTAAGCAAGGACATAGCAGAAGCATCAAAAGATGGTGTCAAAGTTAGGGTTATAGCAGGTGAGGCCTTAGGAACTAAATCACCAATCTACGCAAGAACTCCCACAATGTACTTGGATTTCACCCTCAAGCCAGGAGCTCATCTTGAGCAACCAATACCCATAAATTGGAATTCTTTTGTATATGTATTAGAAGGAGAAGGCATATTTGGGAATGTAAAATCACTGCCAACATCGGcccatcatcttcttcttctaggcAATGGGGATGGATTGGAGGCATGGAATAAGTCATCAAAAACCCTAAGGTTTATTTTGGTTGGAGGGGAACCCATAGGTGAGCCATTAGTACAATGGGGGCCATTTGTGATGAACACCCAAGAAGAGATTGACCAAACTGTTGATGATTTTGAGAATTACGTTAATGGGTTTGAGAAGGCCAGGCATTGGAGATCTCAATCTGCTATCAGCCTTGATTTTTAG
- the LOC8277558 gene encoding glycerophosphodiester phosphodiesterase GDPDL3: MSGRRDSPAAMWSRRSVSCVVAAFVLLNSLASLVSAQGSGTSWKTLSGNPPLVIARGGFSGIFPDSSSAAYQLALITGVPDLILWCDVQLTKDGVGICAPDLRLDNSTDISLVFKNKDKNYLVNGAPTQGWFSVDFTFNDLSSVVLTQGVYSRSNKFDGNLFPIQTVENVTGLKPPSIWLNIQHDAFFTQHNLSMRSYVLSLSKKVVINYISSPEMAFLRGIASRFNPKVTKLVFRFLGPNEIEPSTNQTYSALSKNLTFIKTFASGILIPKGYIWPVDASLYLQPHTSVVSDAHKAGLEVFASEFYNDVPFSFNYSYDPISEYLSFVDNGDFSIDGVLSDFPITPSGAFDCFSQIGQNATKQSNVLVISKNGASGDYPGCTDMAYQKAISDGADVIDCPVQMSKDGIPFCLSTINLIDSTKVAQTNYGSLAANIPELEKGSGIYTFDLTWSQIQTLTPAIANPYAIYKLFRNPKFRNAGKFLTLSDFLALAKNTSSLSGVLISIEHAAYLIEKQQLPVTDAVLGALSKAGYENQTAIDVMIQSTNSAVLMKFKDKKNYKLVYKVDENIRDALDATIEDIRTFANSVVVNKNSVFPDNSLFLTGATDVVPKLQSAGLPVYVELFSNEFVSQAWDFFSDANVEINSYVIGANVSGVITDFPKTAARYKRNKCLNMGNSTPAYMAPVQPGSLLQLITQDYLPPAEAPNPVLTEADVAEAPLPPVKARGPSSSTGDETRAAAPVPPNGQHKIAACFFLSNLAVLFSVLVLL; this comes from the exons ATGAGTGGCCGGCGAGATTCTCCGGCAGCAATGTGGAGTAGAAGGAGTGTTAGTTGTGTAGTTGCTGCATTTGTGTTACTTAACTCTTTAGCATCTCTGGTTTCTGCTCAGGGATCTGGTACCAGCTGGAAAACACTTAGCG GAAATCCACCTTTAGTTATAGCACGCGGAGGGTTTTCTGGGATATTTCCAGATTCTAGCTCAGCTGCTTATCAATTGGCATTGATCACTGGTGTACCTGATCTAATTCTGTGGTGTGATGTTCAGTTAACTAAAGATGGAGTAGGGATTTGTGCTCCTGATCTCAGGCTTGACAATTCCACTGACATTTCACtagttttcaaaaataaagacaagaattaccTAGTGAATGGTGCTCCCACACAAGGATGGTTTTCAGTGGATTTCACTTTCAATGATTTGAGCTCTGTCGTCT TGACACAAGGAGTTTATTCTCGATCTAATAAGTTTGATGGGAATTTATTTCCAATTCAAACTGTGGAGAATGTCACCGGACTAAAACCACCAAGCATATGGTTGAATATTCAG cATGATGCATTCTTCACGCAACACAATTTGAGCATGAGAAGTTATGTACTTTCTCTTTCTAAAAAAGTGGTTATCAATTACATCTCATCACCAGAGATGGCTTTCTTGAGGGGTATTGCTTCCCGCTTCAACCCTAAAGTAACAAAACTGGTCTTCCGATTTCTAGGACCTAATGAGATTGAGCCTTCAACAAACCAGACTTACAGTGCTCTCTCAAAGAATTTAACATTTATCAAGACATTTGCCTCTGGAATTCTTATTCCTAAGGGTTATATTTGGCCTGTTGATGCAAGTCTTTATTTACAACCTCATACTTCTGTTGTATCGGATGCACACAAGGCGGGGCTAGAAGTTTTTGCATCAGAATTTTACAATGACGTTCCATTTAGTTTCAATTATAGTTATGATCCAATATCTGAATATCTATCTTTTGTTGACAATGGGGACTTCTCCATTGATGGTGTGCTGTCTGACTTCCCAATAACTCCATCAGGGGCGTTTG ATTGCTTTTCTCAGATAGGCCAAAATGCTACAAAACAAT CCAATGTCTTGGTCATCTCAAAAAATGGTGCAAGTGGAGATTATCCTGGTTGTACTGACATGGCATACCAGAAAGCTATTTCAGATGGTGCAGACGTCATTGACTGTCCTGTTCAAATGTCGAAGGATGGGATACCATTTTGCTTAAGCACCATAAATCTTATTGACAGTACAAAGGTTGCTCAGACCAATTATGGCAGCCTTGCTGCAAATATTCCGGAGCTTGAGAAAGGCAGTGGAATATATACCTTTGACTTGACATGGAGCCAGATTCAAACCCTAACTC CTGCGATAGCAAACCCATATGCAATTTATAAACTGTTCAGGAATCCAAAGTTCAGAAATGCTGGGAAATTTTTGACGTTGTCTGATTTCTTGGCCCTGGCAAAGAACACTAGCTCTCTCTCGGGTGTCTTGATCAGCATTGAG CATGCAGCATATCTTATAGAGAAGCAGCAATTGCCGGTAACTGATGCGGTACTTGGTGCCTTGAGCAAAGCTGGTTATGAGAATCAGACTGCGATAGATGTTATGATTCAATCCACCAATAGTGCTGTTCTAATGAAGTTTAAggacaaaaaaaattacaagctTGTTTACAAAGTTGATGAGAATATTCGAGATGCTCTTGATGCAACCATTGAAGACATCAGGACTTTTGCCAATTCTGTGGTTGTCAACAAGAATTCCGTCTTCCCTGATAATTCACTGTTCCTCACTGGTGCTACAGATGTTGTGCCAAAGTTACAATCAGCTGGGCTCCCTGTTTATGTAGAGCTCTTCAGCAATGAGTTCGTATCTCAAGCATGGGACTTTTTCTCGGATGCAAATGTGGAAATCAACTCCTATGTCATTGGAGCCAATGTTAGCGGTGTTATCACAGACTTCCCTAAAACAGCAGCCAGATACAAAA GGAACAAATGTTTAAATATGGGCAACAGTACACCTGCTTACATGGCCCCTGTTCAGCCTGGCAGTCTCCTGCAATTAATTACACAGGATTACTTGCCACCGGCTGAGGCTCCTAATCCTGTGCTAACAGAGGCTGACGTAGCAGAGGCACCTTTGCCCCCAGTTAAGGCAAGAGGTCCATCTTCCAGCACAGGTGATGAAACTAGAGCCGCAGCTCCAGTGCCGCCAAATGGGCAGCATAAAATTGCTGCATGCTTCTTCCTGTCAAATCTGGCTGTTCTCTTCTCCGTTCTAGTGCTGCTTTAA